Proteins from a single region of Antechinus flavipes isolate AdamAnt ecotype Samford, QLD, Australia chromosome 2, AdamAnt_v2, whole genome shotgun sequence:
- the C2H2orf50 gene encoding uncharacterized protein C2orf50 homolog — protein sequence MGSPSSALKRPTLAGRRQQPPRPFDSALVSAPALPSIPASISPTRTQGAQAREAEQAALQANQVHQDNLWRELLEAELRSNKRWVENWSFLKDYDQMGNKKEHPKLPEYISLFSDTVPSTTNQVIGSRVNTELGKKIASMDFFFVEGNRKKKLKDDFQSI from the exons ATGGGAAGTCCTTCTTCAGCATTGAAGAGACCTACATTAGCTGGCCGCAGACAACAACCACCCAGGCCCTTTGACTCAGCCCTGGTTTCTGCCCCTGCCCTCCCTAGTATTCCAGCAAGTATCAGCCCCACCAGGACACAAGGGGCCCAAGCCCGGGAGGCTGAGCAGGCTGCACTGCAGGCAAACCAGGTCCATCAGGATAACCTGTGGAGGGAGCTGCTGGAGGCTGAGCTCAGAAGCAACAAACGCTG ggttGAAAATTGGAGTTTTTTGAAAGACTATGATCAAATg GGTAATAAAAAAGAACATCCAAAATTACCAGAATACATCTCCTTATTTTCTGACACAGTTCCCAGCACAACTAATCAAGTTATTggcagcagggtgaatacagagctAGGTAAGAAGATAGCAAGTATGGATTTCTTCTTTGTGGAAGGAAACCGTAAGAAGAAACTTAAGGATGATTTTCAATCCATCtag